The segment TTTACTACTTTTCCTCTGAGACGAAGAACTGGAATGAGAGCAGAAGATACTGTAGAGAGAGAGCagcagatctgatcatcatcaacaacagagaggaacaagtgagtgtgtgtgatcgagagagagagagagagagagtgtgtgtgtgtgtgtgtgtgtgagagagagagagagagagagagagtgtgtgtgtgtgtgtgagagagagagagagagtgtgtgtgtgtgtgtgagagagagagagagagtgtgtgtgtgtgtgtgagagagagtgtgtgtgtgtgtgtgtgtgagtgagagagagagagagagagtgtgtgtgtgtgtctgtgtgtgtgtgtggtgtttcgttttttaaattaaagagaaTGTGCTGAAATCAGTCTGTGCTCGTGTTATAAATCATGTTATTGTTTCTCTTCTCAGGATTTTGTGAAGAATATTTGTGGTTCTGATCATTTCTGGATTGGTCTGACTGATGTTGAAGAGGAGGGCACatggaaatgggttgatggcagcACACTGACCTCTGAGTGAGAaatcactgaactgaactgattattatCTAATAAATGATTGTCTCAGTCAGTATCATATCACACAGAAAGCAGCTCTGATCTAACTCTGATCTGTTGATGCAGGTTCTGGGCGTCTGGAGAACCAAACAATCAGGGAACAGATGAACCAAACGACTATCAGGGAAATGAAGACTGTGCTAACACTCATTCATCAGGATGGTTTGATTCTCCATGTGATAATAGTGTTAAATGGATCTGTGAGAAGAGTATCCTTAAatgatacattataataaaaaatgtacgtATATGCATCATTAACATATAAATATGTCCGTAActttacctgttttttttttttttttaatggcacattAATTAGGttattctgtaaaaacaaataaaaaataaatagtaaaaactttataatattaaaatttacatactttttttttaatcactttttgaattttaaaGATCTGAACTAAAATCTGAATGTGAAAAACAACAGCGATGTTTCTacagactgaaataaaatcagtaatacactgatataatagaaatattcataaaaacagcattgatccaatattgttaaccaaaatgatattttatgattttaggaGTATTACTCAGTGCATCAGTAAAGTTTGATGTGAAATGTGACTCCTGCAGCTTGTTTGTAATTACAGTATGACAATAAACCTACTTGAGGATGATTTACTTGTTTTCAAAAACTGGTTTATTTCCTGAACCACGTGAAGATGAATATAAATGGAAAGTTGCATAAACAGCTTCTAATGTTTGACTGAGAATATGAACAACAGTCTGACTGTACAAATCAGGATATGGTCTAACAAGTATTCTTCTTTATAAACACTTTCTAGCATCAGTATGATCGGTGCATCACCAAATATAAGTCATTATCACTATATGAAACAATTACATGTTATTTATGTATAACATCTTTATGACGGTTTGTTTTATGCTAGTGAACGCAATAATTACTTACACAATGAGGCCCagattttaccccaaaatgacaGACAGTTCATTTAAAGTCCAGCTTCATTAAAGTGAGTGAATAATGGACTGAAGGAAGAGCATCAGATGCAGTCGCTGCTAAAAACTGTTCATCCGTCTGAACTTCTGATGAAACGACCTGAAGCTCATCAAACATCGAAGGGTTTCAACACCAGATGAACAAGCCCCTGACGTctttacacacaaacagacaaactGTGCTAATGATTGTGTTTTCACATGTTTATTAAGGGTCGTTGATTTATTCACCAAATTTGTTACGGCTAATCTAATGGGctttacgatgttaaattgcgtagatcttgaggtttcgttaaagggcgtgtccatggcggcctgacaaatttgaTGTTtggccatgaaaaaggaagttgctgtaactcagacatacaatgtccaatctgccccaaacttcacatgttagataaaacttctgcccttaacagatctacatgcccatattcagttatagtcatagcgccacctgctggcaacaggaagtgatatgttttacgctgcaacaaaatactcctagaaatcttttgacattaatgtaattttgtgatcagtctaatctaatggcctgtgcaatgttaaattgtggagatcttgagttt is part of the Carassius gibelio isolate Cgi1373 ecotype wild population from Czech Republic chromosome A4, carGib1.2-hapl.c, whole genome shotgun sequence genome and harbors:
- the LOC127981601 gene encoding C-type lectin domain family 4 member M-like; this translates as IDGWKCHQSSLYYFSSETKNWNESRRYCRERAADLIIINNREEQDFVKNICGSDHFWIGLTDVEEEGTWKWVDGSTLTSEFWASGEPNNQGTDEPNDYQGNEDCANTHSSGWFDSPCDNSVKWICEKSILK